The following coding sequences lie in one Alosa alosa isolate M-15738 ecotype Scorff River chromosome 21, AALO_Geno_1.1, whole genome shotgun sequence genomic window:
- the cysltr1 gene encoding cysteinyl leukotriene receptor 1 isoform X3: protein MMPETSFGYTIFSTAMALENDTSLNKTSCPSIDDFRNQVYSTAYSIITVFGLVGNGFALLVLLRTFRQRSAFHIYMLNLAVSDILCVSVLPLRVAYYVNKGQWNYGDFLCRISSYTLYVNLYCSIFFMTAMSFTRFLAIVFPVQNLKLVTERKARVVCICIWVFICATSSPFLMQGAYLDMKTNKTKCFEPPQGKSSKGLGKLMGLNYFSLVVGFIIPFLVIMLCYAGITRALLARTNGSQQKQRATRIKAIRMIIIVMVTFLVSFMPYHIQRTVHLHFMSRIDTTCEEVITMQKSVVVTLCLAASNSCFDPLLYFFSGENFRRRLSTFRRPSGISSGTRKATPSNVLQPLEEGDQ from the exons ATGATGCCCGAAACAAGCTTTGGATACACCATCTTCTCTACCGCG ATGGCCCTGGAAAATGACACGTCCTTGAACAAAACATCATGTCCATCCATTGATGACTTCCGCAACCAAGTGTATTCCACTGCCTACTCAATCATCACCGTTTTTGGCCTGGTGGGGAACGGCTTTGCCCTACTCGTCCTCCTGCGGACGTTCCGCCAACGCTCGGCCTTCCACATCTATATGCTGAACCTGGCCGTGTCGGACATACTGTGCGTGAGCGTGCTGCCACTGCGCGTTGCCTACTATGTCAACAAGGGCCAGTGGAACTATGGCGACTTCCTGTGCCGCATCAGTTCCTACACGCTCTATGTCAACCTCTACTGCAGCATCTTCTTCATGACAGCCATGAGCTTCACGCGTTTCCTGGCCATCGTCTTCCCCGTGCAGAACCTCAAACTGGTGACGGAGCGCAAGGCGCGTGTcgtctgcatctgcatctgggTGTTCATCTGCGCCACCAGCTCGCCATTCCTCATGCAGGGCGCGTATTTGGACATGAAGACCAACAAGACCAAGTGCTTTGAACCGCCCCAGGGCAAGAGCAGCAAGGGCCTGGGCAAGCTGATGGGTCTCAACTACTTCTCCCTGGTGGTGGGCTTCATAATACCCTTCCTGGTGATCATGCTGTGTTATGCAGGGATCACGCGGGCACTGCTGGCCCGCACCAACGGCTCGCAGCAGAAGCAGCGCGCCACGCGCATCAAGGCCATCCGCATGATAATCATCGTCATGGTGACGTTCCTGGTCAGCTTCATGCCGTACCACATCCAACGCACGGTGCACCTGCACTTCATGAGCCGCATCGACACCACCTGCGAAGAGGTCATCACCATGCAGAAGTCCGTGGTCGTCACCCTCTGCCTGGCCGCCTCCAACTCTTGCTTCGACCCGCTGCTCTACTTCTTCTCCGGGGAGAACTTCCGCCGCCGCCTCTCCACCTTCCGCAGGCCATCCGGCATCAGCAGTGGCACGCGAAAGGCTACTCCGTCCAATGTCCTCCAGCCATTGGAGGAGGGCGACCAGTAG
- the cysltr1 gene encoding cysteinyl leukotriene receptor 1 isoform X5: MALENDTSLNKTSCPSIDDFRNQVYSTAYSIITVFGLVGNGFALLVLLRTFRQRSAFHIYMLNLAVSDILCVSVLPLRVAYYVNKGQWNYGDFLCRISSYTLYVNLYCSIFFMTAMSFTRFLAIVFPVQNLKLVTERKARVVCICIWVFICATSSPFLMQGAYLDMKTNKTKCFEPPQGKSSKGLGKLMGLNYFSLVVGFIIPFLVIMLCYAGITRALLARTNGSQQKQRATRIKAIRMIIIVMVTFLVSFMPYHIQRTVHLHFMSRIDTTCEEVITMQKSVVVTLCLAASNSCFDPLLYFFSGENFRRRLSTFRRPSGISSGTRKATPSNVLQPLEEGDQ, translated from the coding sequence ATGGCCCTGGAAAATGACACGTCCTTGAACAAAACATCATGTCCATCCATTGATGACTTCCGCAACCAAGTGTATTCCACTGCCTACTCAATCATCACCGTTTTTGGCCTGGTGGGGAACGGCTTTGCCCTACTCGTCCTCCTGCGGACGTTCCGCCAACGCTCGGCCTTCCACATCTATATGCTGAACCTGGCCGTGTCGGACATACTGTGCGTGAGCGTGCTGCCACTGCGCGTTGCCTACTATGTCAACAAGGGCCAGTGGAACTATGGCGACTTCCTGTGCCGCATCAGTTCCTACACGCTCTATGTCAACCTCTACTGCAGCATCTTCTTCATGACAGCCATGAGCTTCACGCGTTTCCTGGCCATCGTCTTCCCCGTGCAGAACCTCAAACTGGTGACGGAGCGCAAGGCGCGTGTcgtctgcatctgcatctgggTGTTCATCTGCGCCACCAGCTCGCCATTCCTCATGCAGGGCGCGTATTTGGACATGAAGACCAACAAGACCAAGTGCTTTGAACCGCCCCAGGGCAAGAGCAGCAAGGGCCTGGGCAAGCTGATGGGTCTCAACTACTTCTCCCTGGTGGTGGGCTTCATAATACCCTTCCTGGTGATCATGCTGTGTTATGCAGGGATCACGCGGGCACTGCTGGCCCGCACCAACGGCTCGCAGCAGAAGCAGCGCGCCACGCGCATCAAGGCCATCCGCATGATAATCATCGTCATGGTGACGTTCCTGGTCAGCTTCATGCCGTACCACATCCAACGCACGGTGCACCTGCACTTCATGAGCCGCATCGACACCACCTGCGAAGAGGTCATCACCATGCAGAAGTCCGTGGTCGTCACCCTCTGCCTGGCCGCCTCCAACTCTTGCTTCGACCCGCTGCTCTACTTCTTCTCCGGGGAGAACTTCCGCCGCCGCCTCTCCACCTTCCGCAGGCCATCCGGCATCAGCAGTGGCACGCGAAAGGCTACTCCGTCCAATGTCCTCCAGCCATTGGAGGAGGGCGACCAGTAG